A single window of Eucalyptus grandis isolate ANBG69807.140 chromosome 1, ASM1654582v1, whole genome shotgun sequence DNA harbors:
- the LOC104434100 gene encoding LOW QUALITY PROTEIN: protein FAR1-RELATED SEQUENCE 5 (The sequence of the model RefSeq protein was modified relative to this genomic sequence to represent the inferred CDS: deleted 1 base in 1 codon), whose translation MDMVGDFGRDGTVSSVGAESSSQAVDENEVGVSAVEGEYEQVVEVKMNDDLLDRDDILDTMPPVSMPSADDEPYVGQEFDSEAAAHGFYNAYATRVGFIIRVSKLSRSRRDGSAIGRAFVCNKEGYRMPDKREKIVRQRAETRVGCRAMILVRKINTGKWVVTKFVKEHTHTLSPGKGRRDCIYDQYPNEHDKIRELSQQLAIEKKRAATYKGISTNLEHIENHNESLARKIQHIVDNVKEIESREQQS comes from the exons TGGATATGGTGGGCGATTTTGGTAGAGATGGGACGGTGAGTTCAGTTGGTGCTGAGAGTAGTAGTCAGGCGGTTGATGAGAATGAAGTGGGCGTAAGTGCTGTCGAAGGGGAGTATGAGCAGGTTGTGGAGGTAAAGATGAATGACGATCTGTTAGACAGGGACGACATTCTCGACACCATGCCACCGGTGTCGATGCCCTCAGCAGATGATGAGCCCTATGTGGGTCAGGAATTTGACTCTGAAGCGGCCGCACATGGGTTTTATAATGCATATGCTACCCGGGTAGGATTTATAATTCGGGTGAGCAAACTCTCTCGGTCGAGGCGTGATGGATCGGCTATTGGTCGGGCTTTCGTATGCAACAAAGAGGGCTACAGGATGCCAGATAAACGTGAGAAAATTGTCAGGCAAAGGGCAGAGACAAGGGTTGGTTGTAGGGCCATGATACTGGTGCGGAAAATAAATACAGGCAAATGGGTCGTCACGAAGTTTGTGAAGGAACATACTCATACCTTGTCACCTGGCAAAGGCCGGAGGGACTGCATCTACGATCAATATCCT AATGAGCATGACAAGATTCGGGAATTGTCGCAGCAGTTGGCAATAGAGAAAAAGCGAGCTGCAACATATAAAGGCATCTCG ACTAATCTTGAGCACATTGAGAATCACAATGAGAGTCTGGCAAGAAAGATCCAGCACATAGTAGACAACGTGAAGGAAATCGAAAGCAGAGAGCAGCAAAGTTAG